From Streptomyces fungicidicus, one genomic window encodes:
- a CDS encoding pseudouridine synthase — MRSSGSGSGKSGGRGNHRGAGNNRDQKQGQGRPAKPRPEERRYDVGPGATKDGPKSGRGGSARGGAKGGPKQSPQGGGRGRTAPGRSREYEARAEERNRERYAGKKDVKPPRTFPGAEQEGERLQKVLARAGYGSRRACEELIEQARVEVNGEIVLEQGKRVDPEKDEVKVDGLTVATQSYQFFSLNKPAGVVSTMEDPEGRQCLGDYVTNRETRLFHVGRLDTETEGVILLTNHGELAHRLTHPKYGVKKTYLAAIVGPIPRDLGKRLKDGIQLEDGYARADHFRVVEQTGKNYLVEVTLHEGRKHIVRRMLAEAGFPVDKLVRTAFGPITLGDQKSGWLRRLSNTEVGMLMQEVDL; from the coding sequence ATGCGAAGCAGCGGTAGCGGCAGCGGCAAGAGCGGCGGACGCGGTAACCACCGCGGTGCCGGCAACAACAGGGACCAGAAGCAGGGGCAGGGCCGCCCCGCCAAGCCCCGCCCCGAGGAGCGCCGCTACGACGTGGGCCCCGGGGCCACCAAGGACGGCCCGAAGTCCGGCCGCGGCGGCTCCGCGCGCGGGGGCGCCAAGGGCGGCCCCAAGCAGTCTCCGCAGGGCGGCGGGCGCGGCCGTACGGCCCCCGGCCGTTCCCGTGAGTACGAGGCGCGGGCCGAGGAGCGCAACCGGGAGCGGTACGCGGGCAAGAAGGACGTCAAGCCGCCCAGGACCTTCCCCGGCGCCGAGCAGGAGGGCGAGCGGCTGCAGAAGGTGCTCGCCCGCGCGGGCTACGGCTCCCGGCGCGCCTGCGAGGAGCTGATCGAGCAGGCGAGGGTCGAGGTCAACGGCGAGATCGTCCTCGAGCAGGGCAAGCGGGTGGACCCGGAGAAGGACGAGGTCAAGGTCGACGGGCTGACCGTCGCCACGCAGTCGTACCAGTTCTTCTCGCTGAACAAGCCCGCCGGTGTGGTCTCCACGATGGAGGACCCGGAGGGCCGTCAGTGCCTCGGTGACTACGTCACCAACCGCGAGACCCGGCTCTTCCACGTCGGCCGGCTCGACACCGAGACCGAGGGCGTCATCCTGCTCACCAACCACGGCGAGCTGGCGCACCGGCTGACCCACCCCAAGTACGGCGTGAAGAAGACGTACCTGGCGGCCATCGTGGGCCCGATCCCGCGCGACCTCGGCAAGCGGCTGAAGGACGGCATCCAGCTCGAGGACGGCTACGCCCGCGCGGACCACTTCCGGGTCGTGGAGCAGACCGGCAAGAACTACCTCGTCGAGGTGACCCTGCACGAGGGCCGCAAGCACATCGTGCGCCGCATGCTCGCGGAGGCCGGGTTCCCGGTCGACAAGCTGGTGCGCACCGCGTTCGGGCCGATCACCCTGGGCGACCAGAAGTCGGGCTGGCTGCGCCGGCTGTCGAACACCGAGGTCGGGATGCTGATGCAGGAGGTCGACCTCTAA
- the scpB gene encoding SMC-Scp complex subunit ScpB gives MSEETNGTPAGARTVADLDLGPALEAVLMVVDEPATEEHLAKILQRPRREVAEALNALADEYTVQGRGFELRLVAGGWRFYSRPEYAAAVEGFVLDGQQARLTQAALETLAVVAYRRPVSRGRVSAVRGVNCDGVMRTLLQRGLIEEAGAEPETGAILYTTTNYFLERMGLRGLDELPELAPFLPEAEAIEAETQEGVPSFDPDAPDADDGPPMNTTTTEF, from the coding sequence GTGAGCGAGGAGACGAACGGGACCCCCGCGGGAGCGCGCACCGTCGCGGACCTCGACCTCGGACCCGCCCTGGAGGCGGTCCTCATGGTCGTGGACGAGCCCGCCACCGAGGAGCATCTGGCGAAGATCCTTCAGCGCCCCCGGCGCGAGGTCGCGGAAGCGCTGAACGCGCTGGCGGACGAGTACACCGTCCAGGGCCGCGGCTTCGAGCTGCGGCTCGTGGCGGGCGGCTGGCGCTTCTACAGCCGCCCCGAGTACGCCGCCGCCGTCGAGGGCTTCGTCCTGGACGGCCAGCAGGCCCGGCTCACCCAGGCCGCCCTGGAGACGCTCGCCGTGGTCGCCTACCGCCGGCCGGTGAGCCGCGGCAGGGTCTCCGCCGTACGCGGAGTCAACTGCGACGGTGTGATGCGCACCCTGTTGCAGCGCGGTCTGATCGAGGAGGCGGGCGCGGAACCCGAAACAGGTGCGATCCTGTACACGACGACGAACTACTTCCTGGAGCGGATGGGCCTGCGCGGTCTGGACGAGCTCCCGGAGCTCGCGCCCTTCCTCCCGGAGGCGGAGGCGATCGAGGCCGAGACACAGGAAGGCGTGCCGTCGTTCGATCCGGACGCCCCGGACGCGGACGACGGTCCACCGATGAACACGACGACGACGGAATTCTGA
- a CDS encoding segregation and condensation protein A gives MTSNDAPTPGARPSRRRTLGRGPASAPAATSGTRAGETGVETPPETPSPAEPAPAPATAAPEREPLSDGPGRPQPRETPVEAPEGGSSARRPTTESRVPEAAAESAVPAPAPQAPPKAAVTPGGAEPVREPGDGTDTVAAGREGTAGPEPGGGPEAAGDGRFKVRLANFEGPFDLLLQLISKHKLDVTEVALSRVTDEFMAYIRAMGPDWDLDETTEFLVVAATLLDLKAARLLPAAEVEDEADLALLEARDLLFARLLQYRAYKQIADIFSRRLDDEGRRYPRTVGLEPHHAELLPDVVISIGPEGFARLAVKAMQPRPKPQVYVDHIHAPLVSVQEQAGIVVARLKELGEASFRALVQDTDDTLTVVARFLALLELYREKAVALDQETALGELTVRWTGGDGEAAPAVTDEFDRPPEQPKEESKP, from the coding sequence ATGACCTCGAACGACGCACCCACCCCCGGCGCCCGGCCGTCCCGCCGCCGCACCCTGGGCAGGGGCCCGGCCTCCGCCCCGGCCGCGACGAGCGGGACGCGTGCGGGGGAGACGGGCGTCGAGACTCCCCCGGAAACCCCGTCACCCGCCGAGCCGGCGCCGGCGCCCGCCACCGCGGCCCCGGAACGGGAGCCCTTGTCCGACGGCCCGGGGAGGCCGCAGCCGCGGGAGACGCCCGTCGAGGCGCCTGAGGGCGGCTCCTCCGCGCGTCGGCCCACGACAGAGTCGCGCGTGCCGGAGGCGGCTGCCGAATCCGCCGTGCCCGCGCCCGCCCCGCAGGCCCCGCCGAAAGCCGCGGTGACGCCCGGGGGAGCGGAACCCGTGCGGGAGCCCGGGGACGGCACTGACACCGTCGCGGCCGGCCGGGAGGGCACCGCCGGGCCGGAGCCCGGAGGCGGTCCAGAGGCCGCTGGTGACGGGCGGTTCAAGGTCCGGCTGGCTAACTTCGAGGGGCCGTTCGACCTGCTGCTCCAGCTGATCTCCAAGCACAAGCTGGACGTCACCGAGGTCGCGCTGTCCCGGGTGACCGACGAGTTCATGGCGTACATCCGGGCCATGGGGCCGGACTGGGACCTGGACGAGACGACCGAGTTCCTGGTCGTGGCGGCCACGCTGCTCGACCTCAAGGCCGCGCGGCTGCTGCCCGCCGCCGAGGTGGAGGACGAGGCCGACCTCGCCCTGCTGGAGGCCCGCGACCTGCTGTTCGCCCGGCTGCTGCAGTACCGCGCGTACAAACAGATCGCCGACATCTTCAGCCGGCGGCTCGACGACGAGGGCCGGCGGTACCCCCGTACCGTCGGACTGGAGCCGCACCACGCCGAGCTGCTGCCCGACGTCGTGATCAGCATCGGGCCCGAGGGGTTCGCCAGGCTCGCCGTCAAGGCGATGCAGCCCCGGCCCAAGCCGCAGGTGTACGTCGACCACATCCACGCGCCACTGGTCAGCGTGCAGGAACAGGCCGGGATCGTGGTCGCCCGGCTGAAGGAGCTCGGGGAGGCCAGTTTCCGGGCGCTCGTCCAGGACACCGACGACACCCTGACCGTCGTGGCCCGCTTCCTCGCGCTGCTGGAGCTGTACCGCGAGAAGGCCGTCGCCCTCGACCAGGAGACCGCGCTCGGCGAGCTGACCGTGCGCTGGACCGGCGGCGACGGGGAGGCCGCGCCCGCCGTCACCGACGAGTTCGACCGGCCGCCCGAGCAGCCCAAGGAGGAGAGCAAACCGTGA
- a CDS encoding ParA family protein, which produces MNAMAGDGSGAPHNHLADYDELPEAHFYDPDAEYEPDPEYAATLAPDAARQRRERVGPTGRPLPYFPIPGPLTDHGPAKIIAMCNQKGGVGKTTSTINLGAALAEYGRRVLLVDFDPQGALSVGLGVNPMELDLTVYNLLMERGMAADEVLLKTAVPNMDLLPSNIDLSAAEVQLVSEVARESTLQRALKPLMDDYDYIVIDCQPSLGLLTVNALTAAHKVIVPLECEFFALRGVALLTETIEKVQERLNPDLELDGILATMYDSRTVHSREVLARVVEAFDDHVYHTVIGRTVRFPETTVAGEPITTYASNSVGAAAYRQLAREVLARCHAE; this is translated from the coding sequence GTGAACGCCATGGCCGGCGACGGAAGTGGCGCGCCCCACAACCATCTCGCCGACTACGACGAACTGCCCGAGGCGCACTTCTACGACCCCGACGCGGAGTACGAGCCCGATCCCGAGTACGCGGCCACGCTCGCGCCCGACGCGGCGCGCCAGCGCCGCGAGCGCGTCGGCCCGACCGGGCGTCCGCTGCCGTACTTCCCGATCCCGGGCCCGCTGACCGACCACGGCCCCGCGAAGATCATCGCGATGTGCAACCAGAAGGGCGGCGTCGGCAAGACCACGTCGACCATCAACCTGGGAGCCGCGCTGGCCGAGTACGGGCGCCGGGTGCTGCTCGTCGACTTCGACCCGCAGGGCGCGCTGTCGGTCGGCCTCGGCGTCAACCCGATGGAGCTCGACCTCACCGTCTACAACCTGCTCATGGAGCGGGGCATGGCGGCCGACGAGGTGCTGCTGAAGACCGCGGTCCCCAACATGGACCTGCTGCCCAGCAACATCGACCTGTCGGCGGCCGAGGTGCAGCTGGTGAGCGAGGTCGCGCGCGAGTCCACGCTGCAGCGGGCGCTGAAGCCGCTGATGGACGACTACGACTACATCGTGATCGACTGTCAGCCCTCGCTCGGCCTGCTCACGGTCAACGCGCTGACCGCCGCCCACAAGGTGATCGTGCCGCTGGAGTGCGAGTTCTTCGCGCTGCGCGGTGTGGCGCTGCTGACCGAGACCATCGAGAAGGTCCAGGAGCGGCTCAACCCCGACCTGGAGCTCGACGGCATCCTCGCCACCATGTACGACTCGCGCACGGTGCACAGCCGTGAGGTGCTCGCGCGCGTGGTCGAGGCGTTCGACGACCACGTGTACCACACGGTCATCGGGCGTACGGTCCGCTTCCCGGAGACCACGGTCGCCGGTGAGCCGATCACCACGTACGCGTCCAACTCCGTCGGTGCCGCCGCCTACCGCCAGCTCGCCAGGGAGGTGCTCGCCCGGTGTCACGCCGAGTGA
- the ald gene encoding alanine dehydrogenase: MIDVKVGIPREVKNNEFRVAITPAGVHELVRHGHQVVIERGAGVGSSIPDGEYTAAGGQILDTADEVWAAADLLLKVKEPVAEEYHRLRKDQTLFTYLHLAASKECTDALLESGTTAIAYETVELPSRALPLLAPMSEVAGRLSTQVGAYHLLRANGGRGVLPGGVPGVLAGRAVVIGGGVSGWNAAQIAIGMGFHVTLLDKDINKLREADRIFGSKIQTVVSNAFELEKACLEADLVIGAVLIPGAKAPKLVTNELVSRMKAGSVLVDIAIDQGGCFEDSHPTTHAEPTFKVHESVFYCVANMPGAVPNTSTYALTNATLPYIVELADRGWVEALRRDPALAKGLNTHDGKVVYKEVAQAHGLEHVELASLLG; this comes from the coding sequence GTGATCGACGTGAAGGTCGGCATCCCCCGCGAGGTCAAGAACAACGAGTTCCGGGTGGCCATCACCCCCGCCGGCGTCCACGAGCTGGTGCGCCACGGCCACCAGGTCGTCATCGAGCGCGGCGCCGGCGTCGGCTCCTCGATCCCCGACGGCGAGTACACCGCCGCCGGCGGGCAGATCCTGGACACCGCCGACGAGGTGTGGGCCGCCGCCGATCTGCTGCTGAAGGTCAAGGAGCCCGTCGCGGAGGAGTACCACCGCCTGCGCAAGGACCAGACCCTCTTCACCTACCTCCACCTGGCCGCGTCCAAGGAGTGCACGGACGCCCTGCTGGAGTCCGGCACCACCGCGATCGCCTACGAGACGGTCGAGCTGCCCAGCCGCGCGCTGCCGCTGCTCGCGCCGATGTCCGAGGTGGCCGGCCGGCTGTCCACCCAGGTCGGCGCCTACCACCTGCTGCGCGCCAACGGCGGCCGCGGTGTGCTGCCCGGCGGTGTCCCCGGCGTGCTGGCCGGCCGGGCCGTCGTCATCGGCGGCGGCGTCTCCGGCTGGAACGCCGCCCAGATCGCCATCGGCATGGGCTTCCACGTGACCCTGCTCGACAAGGACATCAACAAGCTCCGCGAGGCGGACCGGATCTTCGGCTCGAAGATCCAGACCGTGGTCTCCAACGCCTTCGAGCTGGAGAAGGCCTGCCTCGAGGCCGACCTGGTGATCGGCGCGGTGCTCATCCCCGGCGCCAAGGCCCCGAAGCTGGTCACCAACGAGCTGGTGTCGCGGATGAAGGCGGGAAGTGTCCTTGTCGACATCGCGATCGACCAGGGCGGCTGCTTCGAGGACTCCCACCCGACCACGCACGCCGAGCCGACCTTCAAGGTGCACGAGTCGGTCTTCTACTGCGTCGCCAACATGCCCGGCGCGGTGCCCAACACCTCCACCTACGCGCTGACCAACGCCACGCTGCCGTACATCGTCGAACTCGCCGACCGCGGCTGGGTGGAGGCGCTGCGCCGTGACCCCGCGCTCGCCAAGGGACTCAACACGCATGACGGCAAGGTCGTTTACAAGGAGGTCGCCCAGGCGCACGGCCTGGAGCACGTCGAGCTCGCCTCGCTGCTCGGCTGA
- a CDS encoding tetratricopeptide repeat protein produces the protein MTDQAVDPDGARLLREDADEGRFLGRTRELKELRADIERAGLDTLSGRKAPRARVLLIAGRPGSGRTALAGELVRQVAGRYPDGVLRVRLGEPDGTRVPVARAARELLDALDAPAPAGAGEDELGEALRAALADRRALLLLDDAADAEQVDALLPDNPDCLAVVVSSGPLTGIADVRPCTLGGLDTKSAVEVLSRYTGSVRVTVDPRAAERLAEQCQGQPAALALAGGWLAARPKAAVADLAKQLHTDPGRGTVVGRVLGLVHDSLPASAARALRLLSLAPAGLVDPHTAASLAGCSVEAARGVLDDFAAHGLLHPAGPSPEQFEVPCCLHPLLRALAEAHERPAELQLARARMLERTVRLLQSCRAITETDSPQAREKLLGMPRALRFSGPRAAADWLRLRRPALLASARLAVADGELDTLARRLMSQLVRAMVAHFGTQAAASDLYDLHGLVLDVAERRDLPRERAAALLNLGDLDARTGRTTDALGRYRAALDAGREANDPYAAGRAMESVGGAHLELDDYDRAADWFGRALTERLARGEREDAARLYGRIGVAHTYAGRYGEALRNWRAAVAGHRKNGDIAAQARALSELARVQEYAGRFDESLRTCREAVEWARRAEDGRLQAALHLRLADSFEHLGDPASAALHRDTAERMLAEEAADEDVEPEHDANACEIRSTPAAD, from the coding sequence GTGACGGATCAGGCGGTGGACCCAGACGGTGCGCGGCTCCTCAGGGAGGACGCCGACGAGGGTCGATTCCTGGGCCGTACCAGGGAGTTGAAGGAGTTGCGCGCCGACATCGAGCGCGCGGGACTGGACACCCTCTCCGGCCGCAAGGCCCCCCGGGCGCGGGTGCTGCTCATCGCCGGCCGGCCCGGCTCCGGCCGCACGGCGCTGGCCGGGGAACTCGTGCGCCAGGTCGCCGGCCGCTACCCCGACGGCGTGCTGCGCGTCCGGCTCGGCGAACCCGACGGCACGCGCGTGCCCGTGGCGCGCGCCGCGCGGGAACTGCTCGACGCGCTGGACGCGCCCGCCCCGGCCGGGGCGGGCGAGGACGAGCTCGGCGAGGCACTGCGCGCCGCGCTCGCCGACCGGCGGGCGCTGCTCCTGCTGGACGACGCGGCCGACGCCGAGCAGGTCGACGCGCTGCTCCCGGACAACCCGGACTGCCTGGCCGTCGTCGTCTCCTCGGGGCCGCTGACCGGCATCGCCGACGTCCGCCCGTGCACGCTGGGCGGACTCGACACCAAGTCCGCCGTCGAGGTGCTCTCCCGGTACACCGGGTCGGTCCGCGTCACGGTCGACCCCCGGGCCGCCGAGCGCCTCGCCGAGCAGTGCCAGGGCCAGCCGGCCGCCCTGGCGCTGGCCGGCGGCTGGCTCGCCGCCCGGCCCAAGGCCGCCGTCGCCGACCTCGCCAAGCAGCTGCACACCGACCCCGGCCGGGGCACCGTCGTCGGCCGGGTCCTCGGCCTCGTGCACGACTCGCTGCCCGCGTCCGCCGCCCGGGCCCTGCGGCTGCTCAGCCTGGCCCCGGCCGGCCTGGTCGACCCGCACACCGCCGCCTCCCTGGCCGGCTGCTCGGTGGAGGCCGCCCGCGGCGTCCTGGACGACTTCGCCGCCCACGGACTGCTGCACCCCGCGGGGCCGTCGCCGGAGCAGTTCGAGGTGCCCTGCTGTCTGCACCCCCTGCTGCGCGCGCTCGCCGAGGCGCACGAACGGCCCGCCGAGCTCCAGCTGGCCCGCGCCAGGATGCTGGAGCGGACCGTGCGGCTGCTCCAGTCGTGCCGGGCAATCACCGAGACCGACAGCCCCCAGGCGCGCGAGAAGCTCCTCGGCATGCCGCGCGCCCTGCGCTTCTCCGGCCCGCGGGCCGCCGCGGACTGGCTGCGCCTGCGCCGTCCCGCCCTGCTGGCCTCCGCCCGGCTCGCGGTCGCCGACGGGGAGCTGGACACCCTCGCCCGGCGCCTGATGTCGCAGCTGGTGCGGGCCATGGTGGCGCACTTCGGCACCCAGGCCGCCGCGAGCGACCTGTACGACCTGCACGGCCTGGTCCTCGACGTCGCCGAGCGCCGGGACCTGCCGCGGGAGAGGGCCGCGGCCCTGCTGAACCTCGGCGACCTCGACGCCCGCACCGGCCGCACCACGGACGCCCTGGGCCGCTACCGGGCCGCGCTGGACGCCGGACGCGAGGCGAACGACCCGTACGCGGCCGGCCGCGCGATGGAATCCGTGGGCGGCGCCCATCTCGAGCTCGACGACTACGACCGGGCCGCCGACTGGTTCGGCCGGGCCCTGACCGAGCGGCTGGCCCGGGGCGAGCGCGAGGACGCCGCCCGGCTCTACGGCCGCATCGGCGTCGCCCACACCTACGCGGGCCGCTACGGCGAGGCGCTGCGCAACTGGCGCGCGGCCGTGGCCGGACACCGCAAGAACGGCGACATCGCCGCCCAGGCCCGGGCGTTGAGCGAACTGGCCCGGGTGCAGGAGTACGCGGGACGCTTCGACGAGTCGCTGCGCACCTGCCGGGAGGCCGTGGAGTGGGCGCGCCGGGCCGAGGACGGCCGGCTGCAGGCGGCGCTGCACCTGCGGCTCGCGGACTCCTTCGAGCACCTCGGCGACCCCGCGTCGGCCGCGCTGCACCGGGACACGGCCGAGCGGATGCTGGCCGAGGAGGCCGCGGACGAGGACGTCGAACCGGAACACGACGCTAACGCCTGCGAAATCCGCAGCACTCCCGCTGCAGATTGA
- a CDS encoding NUDIX domain-containing protein, protein MTIKDSPEEWEVRATGTPFVGNKTSVRTDDVVMPDGTVVHRDYQVHPGSVAVLALDDADRVVVLRQYRHPVRHKLWEIPAGLLDVPGENPLHAAQRELYEEAHVKAEDWRVLTDVYTTPGGCDEAVRIFLARGLSEAEGERFEVEDEEADMELARVPAEELVRGVLAGELHNNCLVVGVLSLVAARAGDGLDALRPAQSPWPARPFEA, encoded by the coding sequence ATGACGATCAAGGACAGCCCGGAAGAGTGGGAGGTCCGCGCGACCGGGACCCCGTTCGTGGGCAACAAGACCTCCGTCCGCACCGACGACGTGGTCATGCCCGACGGCACCGTGGTCCACCGTGACTACCAGGTGCACCCCGGCTCGGTGGCCGTCCTCGCCCTCGACGACGCCGACCGGGTCGTGGTCCTGCGCCAGTACCGCCACCCGGTGCGCCACAAGCTGTGGGAGATCCCGGCCGGCCTGCTCGACGTGCCGGGCGAGAACCCGCTGCACGCCGCCCAGCGGGAGCTGTACGAGGAGGCGCACGTCAAGGCGGAGGACTGGCGGGTGCTGACCGACGTCTACACCACGCCCGGCGGCTGTGACGAGGCCGTACGGATCTTCCTGGCCCGGGGTCTTTCCGAGGCCGAGGGCGAGCGCTTCGAAGTCGAGGACGAGGAGGCCGACATGGAGCTGGCCCGGGTCCCGGCAGAGGAGCTGGTGCGTGGCGTGCTGGCCGGTGAGCTGCACAACAACTGCCTGGTGGTGGGCGTGCTCTCGCTCGTCGCCGCGCGGGCCGGCGACGGCCTGGACGCGCTGCGCCCGGCGCAGTCGCCGTGGCCGGCGCGCCCCTTCGAGGCTTGA
- a CDS encoding CTP synthase: protein MPPPAYRNSTASTTKHIFVTGGVASSLGKGLTASSLGMLLKARGLRVVMQKLDPYLNVDPGTMNPFQHGEVFVTNDGAETDLDIGHYERFLDRDLDGSANVTTGQVYSTVIAKERRGEYLGDTVQVIPHITNEIKHRIRRMATDEVDVVITEVGGTVGDIESLPFLETVRQVRHEVGRDNVFVVHISLLPYIGPSGELKTKPTQHSVAALRNIGIQPDAIVLRCDREVPTAIKRKISLMCDVDEAAVVACPDARSIYDIPKVVHSEGLDAYVVRKLDLPFRDVDWTTWDDLLDRVHNPEHEIVMALVGKYIDLPDAYLSVTEALRAGGFANKARVKIKWVTSDDCKTPAGAQAQLGDVDAVCIPGGFGDRGVLGKVGAIKYARENRIPLLGLCLGLQCIVIEAARSLADVSDANSTEFDPATAHPVISTMAEQMDIVAGEGDMGGTMRLGMYPAKLAEGSIVREVYDGKEYVEERHRHRYEVNNAYRAELEKKAGIVFSGTSPDGKLVEYVEYPRDVHPYLVATQAHPELRSRPTRPHPLFAGLVKAAVERKISK, encoded by the coding sequence ATGCCGCCCCCCGCTTATCGAAACAGCACCGCTTCGACGACCAAGCACATCTTCGTCACCGGGGGTGTCGCCTCGTCGCTCGGCAAGGGCCTGACCGCCTCCAGCCTCGGCATGCTGCTCAAGGCCCGCGGTCTGCGCGTCGTGATGCAGAAGCTCGACCCGTACCTGAACGTCGACCCGGGCACGATGAACCCCTTCCAGCACGGTGAGGTGTTCGTCACCAACGACGGCGCCGAGACCGACCTGGACATCGGCCACTACGAGCGCTTCCTCGACCGCGACCTGGACGGTTCGGCGAACGTCACCACGGGCCAGGTGTACTCCACGGTGATCGCCAAGGAGCGGCGCGGCGAGTACCTGGGCGACACCGTGCAGGTCATCCCGCACATCACCAACGAGATCAAGCACCGGATCCGCCGGATGGCGACCGACGAGGTCGACGTGGTGATCACCGAGGTCGGCGGCACGGTCGGCGACATCGAGTCGCTGCCGTTCCTGGAGACCGTCCGCCAGGTGCGGCACGAGGTCGGCCGCGACAACGTGTTCGTGGTCCACATCTCTCTCCTGCCCTACATCGGCCCCTCGGGCGAGCTGAAGACGAAGCCCACCCAGCACTCGGTGGCGGCGCTGCGCAACATCGGCATCCAGCCGGACGCGATCGTGCTGCGCTGCGACCGCGAGGTGCCCACCGCGATCAAGCGGAAGATCTCGCTGATGTGCGACGTCGACGAGGCCGCCGTGGTCGCCTGTCCCGACGCCCGCTCGATCTACGACATCCCGAAGGTCGTGCACTCCGAGGGCCTGGACGCCTATGTGGTCCGCAAGCTGGACCTGCCGTTCCGTGACGTGGACTGGACGACCTGGGACGACCTGCTCGACCGCGTCCACAACCCCGAGCACGAGATCGTCATGGCCCTGGTCGGCAAGTACATCGACCTGCCCGACGCCTATCTCTCGGTCACCGAGGCGCTGCGCGCCGGCGGCTTCGCCAACAAGGCCCGCGTGAAGATCAAGTGGGTCACCTCCGACGACTGCAAGACCCCGGCCGGCGCCCAGGCGCAGCTCGGGGACGTCGACGCCGTCTGCATCCCCGGCGGCTTCGGCGACCGCGGTGTGCTCGGCAAGGTCGGCGCCATCAAGTACGCCCGGGAGAACCGCATCCCGCTGCTCGGCCTGTGCCTGGGTCTGCAGTGCATCGTGATCGAGGCGGCGCGCAGTCTCGCGGACGTCTCCGACGCCAACTCCACCGAGTTCGACCCGGCCACCGCCCACCCGGTCATCTCCACCATGGCCGAGCAGATGGACATCGTCGCCGGTGAGGGCGACATGGGCGGCACCATGCGGCTCGGCATGTACCCGGCCAAGCTGGCCGAGGGCTCGATCGTGCGCGAGGTGTACGACGGCAAGGAGTACGTGGAGGAGCGCCACCGGCACCGCTACGAGGTGAACAACGCCTACCGCGCGGAGCTGGAGAAGAAGGCGGGCATCGTCTTCTCCGGAACCTCCCCGGACGGCAAGCTCGTCGAGTACGTCGAGTACCCGCGGGACGTCCACCCGTACCTGGTCGCCACCCAGGCGCACCCGGAGCTGCGCTCGCGTCCGACCCGTCCGCACCCGCTCTTCGCCGGCCTGGTGAAGGCGGCGGTCGAGCGGAAGATCTCGAAGTAA